Proteins from a genomic interval of Lemur catta isolate mLemCat1 chromosome 17, mLemCat1.pri, whole genome shotgun sequence:
- the REM1 gene encoding GTP-binding protein REM 1 — protein MTLNTQQEAKTPLRRRASTPLSLSPRGRQPGLLSTAPSVQSQHPRLGQSASLNPPNQKPSPDPDDWSSESSDSEGSWEALYRVVLLGDPGVGKTSLASLFAGKQERDLHEQLGDVYERTLTVDGEDTTLVVVDTWEAERLDKNWSQESCLEVGSAYVIVYSIADRGSFESASELRIQLRRTHQADHVPIILVGNKADLARCREVSVEEGRACAVVFDCKFIETSATLQHNVAELFEGVVRQLRLRRRDSAAGEPPEPRRRVSLGQRARRLLERLTARGARRRALKARSKSCHNLAVL, from the exons ATGACACTAAACACCCAGCAGGAAGCAAAGACCCCCCTGCGCCGGCGAGCCAGCACTccactgtccctgtcccccaGGGGCCGCCAGCCTGGCCTCCTGAGCACAGCACCCTCCGTTCAATCGCAGCATCCCCGGCTGGGCCAATCAGCCTCCCTCAACCCTCCCAACCAGAAACCTTCGCCTGACCCTGACGATTGGTCCTCTGAATCCAGCGACTCTGAAGGCTCCTGGGAGGCCCTGTACCGTGTGGTGCTGCTTGGAGATCCTGGCGTAGGGaagaccagcctggccagccTCTTTGCAGGGAAGCAAGAACGGGACCTCCATGAACAGCTGGGAG ATGTGTATGAGAGGACCCTCACGGTGGATGGAGAGGACACCACACTGGTGGTCGTGGATACCTGGGAGGCCGAGAGACTG GATAAAAACTGGAGCCAGGAGTCGTGCCTGGAGGTGGGCAGTGCCTATGTCATCGTGTACTCCATCGCTGACCGAGGCAGCTTTGAGAGCGCCTCTGAGCTCCGCATTCAGCTGCGGCGCACACATCAGGCGGACCACGTGCCCATCATCCTCGTGGGCAACAAGGCAGACCTGGCCCGCTGCCGGGAAGTCTCCGTGGAAG AGGGCCGCGCCTGCGCCGTGGTGTTCGACTGTAAATTCATCGAGACGTCGGCCACCCTGCAGCACAACGTGGCCGAGCTCTTCGAGGGCGTGGTGCGCCAACTGCGCCTGCGCCGCCGGGACAGCGCGGCCGGGGAGCCGCCCGAGCCGCGACGGCGGGTCAGCCTCGGCCAGCGCGCCCGCCGCCTGCTGGAGCGCCTGACGGCCCGCGGCGCCCGCCGCCGGGCACTGAAGGCCCGCTCCAAGTCTTGCCACAACCTGGCCGTGCTCTGA